A stretch of Episyrphus balteatus chromosome 2, idEpiBalt1.1, whole genome shotgun sequence DNA encodes these proteins:
- the LOC129912473 gene encoding smad nuclear interacting protein 1 translates to MSKSKKKQREPDTNSEKEEHKNALNNSINSDEDSSESQSSSSSSSSSSSSEDDEKKTRSKKSAKSKKSSKNKKTSTKKRKHHQSSESESDSSDSSSSSSSSSNDDERRVKKRKHPEKDDTTKSKTRRRKNSDGEESRRNPPAEGRRSSAEPSGRRSRSNERHSDGGNCSKWDSPGREGRRSGRGRGGYQNNRYDDRRGGNQWIRGWNNNDWRDNRDNGGYRGRDGFSGNRDWGRDRRDDGQSSRGRNQDDDRERGEDRSSRHEDRRNDDRGRNDDRGRNDDRGRNDQRDRRQDDNRDKDRNDRDRQNDRERDSGRRRSRSPRRPRNFPRRDQNADDDKEFEWGGRKDENRVKKEEDQSPAEKEKPNFALSGKLTEDTNTVNGVVVKYAEPPEARKPKRRWRLYPFKGEKALPTLHIHRQSCFLIGRDRKVCDLAVDHPSCSKQHAALQYRLVPFEREDGTTGRRVRPYVIDLESANGTFLNSKKIDARRYVELIEKDVLKFGFSSREYVLLHENSKEDEDDDDVKQEDEGLVPVKEEPE, encoded by the exons atgtccAAATCCAAAAAGAAACAACGTGAACCCGACACAAATTCCGAAAAAGAAGAACACAAAAATGCTCTtaataattcaataaattcagaTGAGGATTCTTCAGAGTCACaatcctcatcatcatcatcttcgtcGTCTTCATCTTCTGAAGACGATGAAAAGAAAACTCGCTCAAAAAAATCagcgaaatcaaaaaaatcatcaaaaaacaaaaaaacgtcgaccaaaaaaagaaaacatcatCAAAGTTCTGAATCGGAATCAGATTCATCTGATTCTTCTTCATCCTCATCGTCATCATCGAATGATGATGAGCGACGTGTAAAAAAGAGGAAGCACCCAGAAAAAGATGACACAACAAAATCGAAAacgagaagaagaaaaaattcgGATGGCGAAGAATCACGACGAAATCCTCCTGCCGAAGGCAGACGGAGTTCTGCAGAGCCTTCGGGAAGACGGTCAAGATCGAATGAACGTCATAGCGATGGTGGAAACTGTTCCAAATGGGATAGTCCCGGCAGAGAAGGTCGAAGGAGTGGAAGAGGTCGAGGAGGGTATCAAAACAATCGTTACGACGATCGACGAGGTGGGAATCAATGGATTCGTGGGTGGAACAATAATGATTGGCGTGATAATCGTGATAATGGGGGTTATCGGGGAAGAGATGGGTTTAGTGGGAATCGAGATTGGGGAAGAGATCGAAGAGATGATGGGCAATCGTCGAGAGGACGCAATCAAGATGATGATCGAGAACGTGGCGAGGATAGAAGTTCTCGTCATGAAGATCGACGAAATGATGACAGAGGGCGGAATGATGACAGAGGAAGGAATGATGACCGGGGGCGAAATGACCAAAGAGACAGACGCCAGGATGACAACAGGGACAAAGACAGAAATGACAGAGATCGTCAGAATGACCGGGAAAGAGATTCCGGAAGACG TCGAAGCCGCAGTCCAAGAAGACCAAGAAACTTCCCTCGGCGAGACCAAAACGCCGACGATGACAAAGAATTCGAGTGGGGTGGTCGGAAGGATGAGAATCGGGTCAAAAAAGAAGAAGACCAAAGTCCAGCTGAGAaggaaaaaccaaattttgctCTCAGTGGCAAACTGACAGAGGACACCAACACTGTCAATGGTGTTGTTGTCAAATACGCCGAACCGCCAGAAGCTCGCAAACCCAAACGCCGTTGGCGATTGTACCCATTCAAGGGCGAAAAAGCCCTTCCCACTTTGCACATTCATCGTCAAAGTTGTTTCCTAATCGGCAGGGATCGCAAAGTGTGCGACCTGGCGGTTGATCATCCTTCGTGTTCCAAACAACATGCAGCCCTTCAGTATCGATTGGTACCGTTTGAACGAGAAGACGGCACCACTGGACGTCGCGTTCGACCGTACGTTATTGATTTGGAGTCGGCGAATGGTACATTCTTGAATAGTAAGAAAATCGATGCGAGGAGATATGTGGAGTTGATAGAGAAGGATGTTCTTAAATTTGGCTTCAGTTCGAGGGAGTATGTTCTGTTGCATGAGAATAGCAAAGaggatgaagatgatgatgatgttaaGCAGGAAGATGAAGGTCTTGTACCAGTTAAAGAAGAGCCCGAGTAG
- the LOC129912470 gene encoding protein sevenless, whose amino-acid sequence MRCLSSSSSTTTTTMKIGFMMAKPIFKSGSVFSLSNFFAILLIVINLWTRTVSSEIETVVGVEAVTAASTVNVSAGQNITSFLAFDSWLNDTESGFDDIINKCLDKCAKEDQFYGNLQAVGCRSYNELCTEGCNKWKQSTFSTCKQVCRDDTFHNNLSPCDLACISGCNQAIYGIVEHLSKLDDFNNTRPVLVNDDNDTINGTSLKLSWPVDERKYSTKRLVIQWAYDNEYPLRWKFSSNFQWFENYTCEIEKLQPYTKYRFRIAMMVTTDHSDFIYSTESEVFETLPMGVPSSKPEITDILTLDYDKIAIFWKQGRYTNGKLEGYNLTARIANMDSNSTIEVISTATDNYTILHHLESDQTYDIELSMQNEFGTGPSTLASISTGKLPKQSPSPSFIVVGEFKVTLLNTSSDSSTATEIYDSDQMIVGYDVIVDQRIFFVSDISGHVFRIDMRNSVARDAIFSPQSFGDFKPSKISVEQKSVNSNLYILGEPRNEGSKKIWVIFQSSSNGDDLRPIVEDLSEKPLELHVDPLNGFLFWITQESGIYRYELAAGSWSIIFKAENLTAFSIEPTKYLLTAFFKNDKQFQRISYDGKFAFEADIDVSTEIVLDLVDYGSKIYWTDGNQIYNNDSITVLFESCRFLKLFHPSDQESSSVNGPPIEFQALLTADKAKLSWKPPRKPYFQSQSLLIAYQYDLEVKEDEVSVAIRNIKSEFFTVEKLKPSTEYWFRVRANLVNPGNVNNGPWSEWFKSKTWMPSEERHLLWATVNGLLRSDEVGDDVKLLMNGSITSVTWANGTLFVVKNSHLYNWDMTNLTGFEVDNSAGNVAFDWKGNQLYLTDTSKGLVVRSHVDGTSRELLPILDAKHIELDSENGYIYFSTGLRIKACRLNGKACMTYYRTSLFSEEELIGPALDLKNGRVLWTIQSDHDGYLFSSALAHIPKTAESPLMIPLDRFPVKNWLSYLSAERLIWPTSSNSVIMTNASGGNEARIHFEETLNGVYVVEPKLRLQASYDIIPDEVNNSTVKIIGLWDDFNITWQPVFIDSVYFNVSYSIQIGDNVFLDSSEPSVHYPRTDLLPYSPLRVWIRSNSPWKSSPVTVVDVFSPTAAPSEPQRLRVFINRVANPSRGAQNISAIVRWESPEEPNGPIIQYTTVCKRGEEYIDSVNSTGLEAIFWDLENNSTYSFQVQAFTSGAGGQLTKSVEITVNSEYQSIPKLLTAGDGLIELLDIDLNSTKILAKSEGAIQHLTMINEEKNYVVWIDDAAQMMSYYKGNVSILTHLDSTAQSLTIDWVSRLVYWSQSDHGGGSTIHSLDLNRFEGEALQGKLVISNPKPIKNLVMFPLSQTLLWLELDGNLSGWNFMNSTEIKLFSGSNNTYKTLYRGSFEENQESVILVDEYDDICILDIQEDTCQALKIGIDSNNLYIAQDNGYFFVLKNHSIRAYNRSSPESLEYMVHTDRIDMITALNFQPYPERRCLLPDFDEEPLVETNLLVPQLINSTTFSFELKFPKISTPSECGIEVPGLKYTLFLTEAENENTDAKILHVFEPQMNVTELKPFTRYNLQLHISNYYSEKFELPGVAGPNVTIGTAPGTPWAPDNMTASAVSPRDGLVEWMEPKILNNERVWYEVHWQTENPTSGVVHRHQKIIPETDDKWNSFLLSGLKPDHSYTVWIVVFSTSTLFNESSIYTFDTFPEPEGLIFLNSTSSTLTLNWNASVNVTSAFLLYSPLNIDDYISVNITGDSQKRLIESLEPKTKYTFQMKLFYANSVHSYVWPPDNRFVFETLGDRPGAPGQPLIEHIKGEVFKIFWEPARNNGAPILEYSLEALQSSQVKRVRRSHYFPQNDDRQVNNKTLARLGQLPWAEEIQPIQDKWIPYCNGTDTNCIIKELHTMRLLMFRGRARNSFGWGPYSADSEMIAEPFVSPRKRDTLVFAIVAPITIVSTCVSMAFLIKYVHGRRKHAKKLVDDLKPSIWGLDIATVQQVARSRNFSQTSSMLYTGKPLTDGDIALLPQISRNQINMQRFLGSGAFGEVYEGLVTYSSDGSQDRVAIKTLRKGANDQEKTELLQEAHLMSHFKHENIVKLIGVCFDLESMCIIMELMEGGDLQTYLRESRPSMGKPGTLTLLELVGMCLDVCTGCRYLEDLQFLHRDLACRNCLVSSVDPQYRVVKIGDFGLARDIYKCDYYRKEGEGLLPVRWMAPECLVDGVFTSQSDIWSFGILLWEILSLGQQPYPAQSNLEVLNFVKEGGRLEKPQDCPEKLYNLMIECWSHDPQDRPTFQKCLTELMSVKVEALNKLHTKAYDGGITNMSYTESESDGESISKAYLSNISDKQSSLNESFNEKSNQRNQSDESPRELTSFKVSMPTDADVNINQPKLKSVHYVNEGLSRF is encoded by the exons tgCACTGAAGGTTGTAATAAATGGAAACAATCAACATTCTCCACCTGCAAACAAGTCTGC CGTGATGACACATTTCACAATAATTTATCGCCATGCGACTTGGCCTGTATATCCGGTTGTAATCAAGCGATTTATGGCATTGTTGAACATCTCAGTAAATTAGATGATTTTAATAATACACGTCCCGTACTGGTGAATGATGATAATGATACAATTAATGGAACTTCTTTAAAATTATCTTGGCCAGTTGATGAAAGAAAATATTCAACTAAAAGACTTGTAATACAATGGGCTTATGATAATGAATATCCTTTAAGATggaaattttcatcaaattttcaatGGTTTGAAAATTATACAtgtgaaattgaaaaacttcaacCATATACAAAATACAGG ttTAGAATTGCCATGATGGTAACCACAGATCATTCCGACTTCATATATTCTACTGAATCCGAAGTTTTCGAAACTTTGCCAATGGGAGTTCCTTCATCAAAACCGGAAATTACCGACATTTTGACACTAGATTATGACAAGATCGCTATATTTTGGAAGCAGGGACGATATACTAATGGCAAACTAGAAGGGTATAACCTCACAGCCAGGATTGCCAACATGGATTCAAATTCTACTATCGAAGTG ATCTCAACAGCAACTGATAACTACACAATTCTCCATCATCTCGAATCAGATCAAACTTACGACATTGAATTATCAATGCAAAATGAATTCGGTACGGGTCCTTCGACATTAGCAAGTATTTCAACTGGAAAACTACCAAAACAAAGTCCAAGCCCTTCGTTCATTGTTGTTGGAGAATTCAAAGTTACTTTGTTGAATACTTCAAGTGATAGTTCAACAGCTACAGAAATCTATGATAGTGATCAGATGATTGTTGGTTATGACGTCATAGTTGATCAAAGGATTTTCTTTGTTTCTGATATTAGTGGACATGTTTTTAG AATCGATATGAGGAACTCAGTTGCACGTGATGCAATCTTTTCTCCACAATCTTTTGGAGACTTTAAGCCATCAAAAATTTCTGTCGAACAAAAATCGGTCAATTCGAATTTGTACATTCTTGGAGAGCCTCGAAATGAG ggttCCAAAAAGATCTGGGTAATCTTTCAATCTTCATCTAACGGTGACGATCTGAGACCTATCGTCGAAGACTTGTCCGAAAAACCTCTTGAACTTCATGTTGATCCATTAAATGGATTTCTATTCTGGATAACACAAGAATCTGGAATCTATCGATATGAACTTGCCGCAGGAAGTTGGTCAATTATTTTCAAAGCTGAAAACCTTACCGCCTTTTCTATCGAACCAACGAAATATCTTCTAactgcatttttcaaaaacgacaaaCAATTTCAAAGAATTTCTTACGACGGAAAATTCGCCTTCGAAGCTGATATTGATGTTTCAACGGAAATCGTTCTTGATCTTGTTGATTATGGATCAAAGATTTATTGGACCGACGGAAATCAAATCTACAACAACGATTCAATAACGGTTCTTTTTGAATCTTGTAGGTTTCTTAAACTTTTTCACCCATCGGATCAAGAAAGCTCTTCAGTTAATGGTCCACCGATAGAATTTCAAGCCCTTCTAACAGCTGATAAGGCTAAATTGTCTTGGAAACCACCTAGAAAACCATATTTTCAAAGTCAATCTCTACTAATAGCTTATCAATATGATCTTGAAGTCAAAGAAGATGAAGTTAGTGTAGCAATTCGGAATATCAAAAGTGAGTTCTTCACTGTGGAGAAGCTTAAACCTAGTACAGAATATTGGTTTCGAGTTAGGGCTAATCTTGTAAACCCTGGAAATGTCAATAATGGACCTTGGAGTGAATGGTTTAAGTCAAAAACATGGATGCCTTCAGAAGAACGTCATCTTCTTTGGGCTACTGTAAATGGTCTACTACGTTCCGATGAAGTTGGTGATGATGTGAAACTTCTGATGAATGGATCAATAACTTCGGTAACTTGGGCAAACGGAACCTTATTCGTTGTCAAAAACTCCCATCTTTATAATTGGGACATGACCAATCTAACCGGGTTTGAAGTTGATAATTCAGCTGGAAATGTTGCCTTTGATTGGAAAGGTAACCAATTATACTTAACCGACACTTCGAAAGGTCTTGTAGTTCGCTCCCATGTCGATGGTACAAGCCGAGAACTTTTGCCAATTTTAGATGCAAAACATATTGAACTTGATTCTGAAAATGGTTACATATATTTTTCCACTGGTTTACGGATTAAAGCTTGTAGATTAAATGGTAAAGCTTGCATGACTTACTACCGAACTTCTCTATTCTCTGAGGAAGAACTTATTGGACCAgctttagatttaaaaaatggtCGGGTATTATGGACTATCCAATCCGATCATGATGGATATTTGTTTAGTTCAGCTCTAGCTCATATTCCAAAGACTGCTGAATCACCTTTAATGATACCTTTGGATAGATTTCCAGTAAAAAATTGGTTGTCCTATTTATCCGCCGAGCGGTTAATATGGCCCACTTCTAGCAACTCAGTTATAATGACAAATGCAAGTGGTGGAAATGAAGCTCGTATACATTTTGAAGAAACCTTGAATGGTGTTTATGTTGTGGAACCAAAATTAAGACTTCAAGCTTCTTATGATATAATTCCTGATGAAGTAAATAATTCTACTGTGAAAATTATAGGGTTATGGGATGATTTCAACATAACCTGGCAACCGGTTTTCATTGATAGTGTCTATTTCAATGTCAGCTATTCAATTCAAATCGGTGATAATGTATTTCTAGACAGTTCTGAACCTTCTGTACATTATCCACGAACCGATCTTCTGCCATATTCTCCACTCAGAGTTTGGATAAGGAGTAATTCTCCATGGAAAAGTTCACCAGTAACTGTAGTTGATGTCTTTTCACCAACTGCAGCTCCATCGGAACCTCAAAGATTAAGGGTCTTTATAAATCGTGTGGCAAATCCATCTCGGGGAGCTCAAAATATCTCCGCTATTGTTCGTTGGGAATCACCGGAAGAACCAAACGGTCCAATAATTCAATATACAACTGTTTGCAAAAGGGGGGAAGAATATATAGACTCGGTCAATTCTACCGGTCTTGAGGCAATATTTTGGGACCTTGAAAATAATTCAACCTATTCCTTCCAAGTGCAAGCCTTCACTTCAGGTGCTGGAGGTCAGTTAACAAAATCAGTCGAAATAACAGTAAATTCAGAATATCAATCGATTCCGAAGCTTCTAACAGCTGGTGATGGACTTATAGAGCTTTTGGACATCGACTTGAATTCCACAAAAATCTTAGCCAAGTCAGAAGGAGCTATTCAACATCTTACAATgattaacgaagaaaaaaactatGTAGTTTGGATTGATGATGCCGCCCAAATGATGTCATATTACAAAGGAAATGTCAGTATTCTAACACATTTAGATTCAACAGCTCAAAGCTTAACAATCGATTGGGTATCACGACTGGTTTATTGGTCACAATCGGATCATGGAGGGGGTAGTACAATACATTCTTTAGATTTAAATCGTTTCGAAGgagaagctttacaaggcaaaCTTGTAATCTCAAATCCAAAACCTATTAAGAATCTTGTTATGTTTCCTTTAAGCCAAACTTTGTTATGGCTTGAGCTTGATGGAAACTTAAGTGGATGGAATTTTATGAATTCTAcagaaattaaattattttctggCTCAAATAACACCTATAAGACCTTATATCGTGgttcatttgaagaaaatcaagaATCTGTGATTTTAGTCGATGAATATGATGATATTTGCATACTTGACATTCAAGAAGATACTTGTCAAGCTTTGAAGATTGGTATTGAttcaaataatttgtatatTGCCCAGGATAATGGttatttctttgttttgaaaaatcattcaaTACGAGCTTATAATCGTTCCTCGCCAGAATCACTAGAATACATGGTCCACACAGATCGAATTGATATGATTACAGCTTTAAATTTTCAGCCTTATCCCGAAAGAAGATGTTTATTACCAGATTTTGATGAAGAACCTTTAGTTGAAACGAATTTACTCGTTCCACAGCTGATTAATTCAACTACATTCAGCTTTGAGTTGAAATTTCCAAAGATTTCGACACCTTCCGAGTGTGGAATTGAAGTTCCAGGGCTTAAGTACACTCTATTTCTGACCGAAGCTGAAAATGAAAATACTGACGCAAAAATCTTGCACGTATTTGAGCCTCAAATGAACGTTACCGAACTTAAACCTTTTACCAGATATAACCTTCAGCTTCATATTAGCAATTATTACAGTGAAAAATTTGAGCTTCCCGGAGTAGCGGGACCAAATGTGACCATTGGAACAGCACCTGGGACACCATGGGCTCCAGATAATATGACAGCTTCAGCAGTTAGTCCGAGAGATGGTCTTGTGGAATGGATGGAAccaaaaattctaaacaatgaAAGGGTTTGGTATGAAGTTCATTGGCAGACGGAAAATCCTACAAGTGGGGTAGTACATCGACATCAAAAGATTATTCCAGAAACCGATGATAAATGGAATTCGTTCCTACTTTCCGGCTTAAAACCAGATCATTCCTATACCGTTTGGATTGTAGTCTTTTCAACTTCCACTCTCTTTAATGAAAGTTCAATTTATACCTTCGATACATTCCCTGAACCGGAAGGTTTAATTTTCCTAAATTCGACTTCGAGCACTTTGACTTTAAATTGGAATGCTTCAGTAAATGTAACTTCAGCATTTCTTCTTTATTCTCCTCTTAATATTGACGATTATATAAGTGTGAATATAACAGGTGATTCTCAGAAACGGCTTATAGAATCACTTGAGCCGAAGACAAAGTATACTTTCCAAATGAAGCTTTTCTATGCGAATTCTGTGCATTCTTATGTTTGGCCACCAGATAATcgatttgtttttgaaacacttGGTGATCGTCCAGGAGCTCCAGGGCAACCTCTAATCGAACATATTAAAGgagaagtttttaaaatattttgggaACCAGCACGAAATAATGGAGCACCAATATTAGAGTATTCCCTCGAAGCTCTACAATCAAGTCAAGTTAAACGAGTTCGAAGATCACATTATTTCCCACAAAATGATGATCGTCAAGTGAATAATAAGACTTTAGCTAGATTAGGGCAGTTACCGTGGGCTGAAGAAATTCAACCGATTCAAGACAAATGGATACCATATTGCAATGGAACTGATACAAATTGCATTATAAAAGAACTTCATACAATGAGATTGTTAATGTTTCGTGGTAGAGCAAGGAATTCTTTTGGATGGGGACCATATAGTGCGGATAGTGAAATGATTGCTGAGCCATTTGTATCGCCAAGAAAGCGAGATACGTTAGTTTTTGCAATTGTTGCACCAATAACTATTGTTTCGACTTGTGTCAGTATGgcttttcttattaaatatg TTCATGGCCGACGAAAGCATGCAAAGAAACTTGTCGACGACTTAAAACCCAGTATTTGGGGTCTTGACATCGCCACTGTTCAACAAGTAGCAAGGAGTCGAAATTTCTCTCAAACCAGTAGCATGTTGTACACTGGCAAGCCTTTGACAGATGGTGATATAGCTTTGCTCCCGCAAATAAGTCGCAACCAGATAAATATGCAACGATTTTTGGGTAGTGGAGCTTTTGGTGAGGTCTATGAAGGATTGGTGACATATTCCAGTGACGGATCACAAGATAGAGTTGCAATAAAG ACTCTTCGAAAGGGCGCAAATGATCAGGAGAAAACTGAACTTTTACAAGAAGCTCATTTAATGAGTCACTTCAAGCATGAGAACATTGTCAAACTTATTGGAGTATGTTTTGATCTGGAATCAATGTGCATTATAATGGAACTGATGGAAGGTGGAGATTTACAGACCTACCTTCGAGAATCACGACCATCCATGGGCAAACCGGGAACACTTACACTTCTAGAATTAGTTGGTATGTGCCTAGATGTATGCACTGGTTGTCGCTATCTCGAGGATCTACAATTCCTTCATCGTGATCTTGCTTGTCGCAACTGTCTGGTGTCATCTGTTGATCCACAATATCGTGTTGTGAAAATTGGTGACTTTGGTCTAGCTCGAGACATATACAAATGCGACTATTATCGTAAAGAAGGCGAAGGTTTGTTGCCAGTACGTTGGATGGCTCCAGAGTGTCTTGTCGATGGAGTATTTACTTCACAATCGGATATATGGTCATTTGGGATATTACTTTGGGAAATTTTGAGTCTTGGTCAGCAGCCTTATCCTGCTCAGagtaatttggaagtattgaattTTGTTAAAGAGGGCGGACGATTGGAAAAACCTCAAGACTGTCCGGAGAAATT GTATAATCTTATGATAGAATGTTGGAGTCATGATCCACAAGATAGACCAACTTTCCAAAAATGTCTAACTGAATTGATGTCAGTGAAAGTGGAAGCTTTAAATAAGCTTCATACAAAAGCTTATGACG GTGGAATTACAAACATGTCTTATACGGAATCAGAATCTGATGGAGAAAGTATTTCTAAAG CTTATTTATCCAACATTTCCGATAAGCAATCCAGTTTAAATGAAAgctttaatgaaaaatcaaacCAAAGAAATCAATCTGATGAAAGTCCCAGGGAACTTACCTCATTTAAGGTGTCCATGCCAACTGATGCAGATGTTAATATAAATCAGCCAAAGCTAAAGTCAGTTCATTACGTTAATGAAGGACTGTCCAGGTTTtag